The following coding sequences lie in one Pseudomonas sp. B33.4 genomic window:
- the fecA gene encoding TonB-dependent Fe(3+) dicitrate receptor FecA has translation MHPTRLTPLARSLRNLVLGASLSFSALPAALAAALAADAKAYHIAPSSLENALNQFGREAGVLISFGSQVTSGVQSRGLEGSYTPEQGLNALLAGTGLQARAEGNNAFSLQPVADAALELDTSKVVGDWLGDAAQINVFEHPGARDVIRREEFERQGATQARDVLNRIPGVNAPENNGTGSHDMALNFGIRGLNPRLAARSTVLMDGIPVPFAPYGQPQLSFAPISMGNMDAVDVVRGGGAVRYGPQNVGGVVNFVTRAIPDEPTVKGGFQTETSPSSSHDGFKTSANLLAGGTNENGLGGALLYSGTRGGDWREHSDTEIDDLILKGKYQLDEANSFNAMAQYYEGKADMPGGLNVADYDADPYQSTRPKDQFWGRRTLFNFGYRYQEDRREFTANTFFTKTLRSGYLDQGTFLSLSPREYWVRGLETRFAQGFDLGPSSHEVGVGYRYINEAGHELRYRTPIASNEYPTTNSRNDRDTRGGTEANAFFVDDRIDIGKWTITPGVRYEMIESQQTNNLTNVKYKGDYNTALPALNVLYHLTDSWNLYANTEGSFGSVQYSQMPNRVTSGEVKPEKARTWELGTRYDNGALRAEIGAFLINFDNQYESNQTNDSVIARGETRHQGIETSINYALDDLSPALAGFDVYASYAYVDATIREDGPNKGNRVPFSSKHKGTIGVGYTEGPWKLNLDSSFQSDQFADNANTSKESADGSTGKIPGYMLFSSRAGYDFGPQLSDLNVAVGVKNIFNTQYFTRSFDDNNKGKYVGEPRTVYVQTSVAF, from the coding sequence ATGCACCCCACTCGCCTCACGCCACTGGCTCGCAGCCTGCGCAATCTCGTTCTCGGCGCCAGCCTGAGCTTCAGCGCCCTGCCCGCCGCGCTGGCCGCCGCGCTGGCCGCCGATGCCAAGGCCTATCACATCGCGCCATCGTCGCTGGAGAACGCCCTCAACCAGTTTGGCCGTGAAGCGGGCGTGCTGATTTCGTTTGGCTCGCAAGTCACCAGCGGCGTGCAAAGCCGTGGCCTGGAAGGCAGCTATACGCCCGAGCAAGGTTTGAATGCATTGCTTGCAGGCACCGGTCTGCAAGCGCGCGCCGAAGGCAACAATGCGTTCAGCCTGCAACCGGTGGCGGATGCCGCGCTGGAGCTGGACACCTCGAAAGTCGTCGGCGACTGGCTCGGTGATGCGGCGCAGATCAACGTCTTCGAACATCCCGGCGCGCGCGATGTGATCCGCCGCGAAGAGTTCGAACGCCAGGGCGCCACTCAGGCGCGTGATGTACTTAACCGTATTCCCGGCGTCAACGCTCCGGAAAACAACGGCACCGGCAGCCACGACATGGCGCTGAACTTCGGTATCCGTGGCTTGAACCCGCGACTGGCGGCACGCTCGACGGTGTTGATGGATGGCATTCCGGTGCCGTTCGCGCCCTATGGCCAACCGCAGTTATCGTTCGCGCCGATCAGCATGGGCAACATGGATGCCGTGGACGTGGTGCGCGGCGGTGGCGCGGTGCGGTATGGCCCACAGAACGTCGGCGGCGTGGTCAACTTCGTGACCCGGGCGATTCCCGACGAGCCGACGGTCAAGGGCGGCTTCCAGACTGAAACCAGCCCATCGTCCAGCCACGACGGCTTCAAGACCAGCGCCAACCTGCTGGCGGGCGGCACCAACGAAAATGGTCTGGGCGGCGCGTTGCTGTACTCCGGCACGCGCGGCGGTGACTGGCGCGAGCACAGCGACACCGAGATCGACGACCTGATCCTCAAGGGCAAATACCAGCTCGACGAAGCCAACAGCTTCAACGCCATGGCCCAGTATTACGAAGGCAAGGCCGACATGCCGGGCGGTTTGAACGTCGCCGATTACGACGCTGATCCGTACCAGTCGACCCGGCCGAAAGACCAGTTCTGGGGCCGTCGCACCCTGTTCAACTTCGGCTATCGCTATCAGGAAGACCGCCGCGAATTCACCGCCAACACCTTCTTCACCAAAACCCTGCGCAGCGGTTATCTCGATCAGGGCACGTTCCTTTCGCTGTCACCGCGCGAGTATTGGGTGCGCGGTCTGGAAACCCGTTTCGCCCAAGGCTTCGACCTCGGCCCGAGCAGCCATGAAGTCGGCGTCGGCTACCGCTACATCAACGAGGCTGGTCACGAACTGCGCTATCGCACGCCGATCGCCAGCAACGAATACCCGACCACCAACAGTCGCAACGACCGCGATACCCGTGGCGGCACCGAAGCCAATGCGTTCTTCGTTGACGACCGCATCGACATCGGCAAATGGACGATCACCCCGGGCGTGCGTTACGAGATGATCGAATCGCAGCAGACCAACAACCTGACCAACGTCAAATACAAGGGCGACTACAACACCGCGCTGCCGGCGTTGAACGTGCTTTATCACCTGACCGACAGCTGGAACCTCTACGCCAACACAGAAGGCTCGTTCGGCAGCGTGCAGTACAGCCAGATGCCTAACCGCGTTACCAGCGGCGAAGTGAAACCGGAGAAGGCCCGCACCTGGGAACTCGGCACGCGCTATGACAACGGTGCGTTGCGTGCAGAGATCGGCGCGTTCCTGATCAACTTCGACAACCAGTATGAAAGCAACCAGACCAACGATTCGGTGATTGCCCGAGGCGAAACCCGTCACCAGGGCATCGAGACCAGCATCAATTACGCGCTGGATGACTTGAGCCCGGCACTCGCCGGTTTCGATGTCTACGCCAGCTACGCCTATGTTGACGCAACCATCCGCGAAGACGGGCCGAACAAAGGCAATCGCGTGCCGTTCTCCTCGAAACACAAAGGCACGATTGGCGTCGGTTACACCGAAGGGCCATGGAAGCTCAATCTGGACAGCAGCTTCCAGAGCGACCAGTTCGCCGACAACGCCAACACCTCGAAGGAAAGTGCTGATGGCAGCACCGGCAAAATCCCGGGCTACATGCTGTTCAGCAGCCGCGCGGGGTATGACTTCGGGCCGCAATTGTCGGATTTGAACGTGGCGGTGGGGGTTAAGAACATTTTCAACACGCAGTACTTCACGCGTTCGTTTGATGACAACAACAAGGGCAAATATGTGGGTGAGCCGCGGACAGTGTATGTGCAGACATCCGTTGCGTTCTGA
- a CDS encoding FecR domain-containing protein: MNRAADFSSQVAEQAVHWLMEMQQGALSPRQQLAMQQWLDAHSEHRRAWEHIQRVNQRLRGVSSPLAHAALNGPKSGSRRQALKLLLILGAGSAVTWGMREHNPLPSLLADFRSPIGQRRKVALGAGDQLQLNTASAVDVDTSARLIRLLEGEILLTAAQSFEVQTAQGILKTQGARLNVRQFADHTQVALFEGRVELSTSGRAPMLLPLARQLSFTSTAVSEARPLDANSGAWADGMLVAAHMRLGDFLDELGRYRRGQLNCDKKVADLLISGTYPLDDSERILDLLEISLPVKVKRFTRYWVTVEARV, from the coding sequence ATGAACCGCGCGGCGGATTTCTCCTCACAGGTGGCCGAGCAGGCCGTGCACTGGCTGATGGAAATGCAGCAGGGCGCACTCTCGCCACGCCAGCAATTGGCAATGCAACAGTGGCTGGATGCGCACAGCGAACACCGGCGCGCGTGGGAACACATTCAACGGGTCAACCAGCGCTTGCGCGGAGTGTCTTCGCCGCTGGCGCATGCGGCGTTGAACGGGCCGAAGTCCGGCAGCCGTCGTCAGGCGCTGAAGCTGCTGCTGATTCTTGGTGCCGGCTCGGCCGTCACCTGGGGCATGCGCGAGCACAATCCCTTGCCGTCGCTACTCGCCGATTTCCGCAGCCCGATCGGGCAACGGCGCAAAGTGGCGCTTGGTGCCGGCGATCAGTTGCAACTCAACACAGCCAGCGCGGTGGATGTCGACACTTCGGCACGACTGATCCGTCTGCTCGAAGGCGAAATCCTCCTGACGGCGGCGCAATCCTTCGAAGTACAAACGGCTCAGGGCATTTTGAAAACGCAGGGCGCACGCCTCAACGTGCGTCAGTTCGCTGATCACACGCAGGTCGCGCTGTTTGAAGGCCGGGTCGAACTGAGTACAAGCGGGCGCGCGCCGATGCTGCTGCCGCTCGCACGCCAACTGAGTTTCACCTCGACCGCCGTCAGCGAAGCCAGACCATTGGACGCCAACAGCGGCGCCTGGGCCGACGGCATGCTGGTGGCCGCGCACATGCGTCTCGGTGACTTCCTCGATGAACTTGGCCGCTACCGTCGCGGACAACTCAATTGCGACAAGAAAGTCGCCGATTTGCTGATCTCCGGCACGTATCCACTGGATGACAGCGAGCGGATTCTTGATCTACTGGAAATCAGTTTGCCGGTGAAGGTGAAGCGCTTTACCCGCTACTGGGTGACCGTCGAAGCGCGGGTTTGA
- a CDS encoding sigma-70 family RNA polymerase sigma factor gives MSSAHPVETLYQAHHSWLTGWLRRKLGCPDSAADLAQDTFIKVLTAREPPVIIEPRAFLTTLAKRVLFNHYRRQDLERAYLDTLAQMPEMVAPSEEHKAIILQTLMELDELLDGLPRQVKRAFLLAQVDGLTYPQIAAELAISVATVKRHLNKAAMRCYFAR, from the coding sequence TTGTCCTCCGCCCATCCCGTCGAAACGCTCTATCAGGCTCATCACAGCTGGCTCACTGGCTGGCTGCGGCGCAAACTCGGCTGCCCGGACAGCGCGGCGGATCTGGCGCAGGACACGTTTATCAAGGTGCTGACCGCCCGCGAACCGCCGGTGATCATCGAGCCGCGCGCCTTTCTGACGACCCTGGCCAAGCGCGTTCTGTTCAATCATTACCGCCGTCAGGATCTGGAACGCGCTTACCTCGACACCTTGGCGCAGATGCCGGAAATGGTCGCGCCGTCGGAAGAACACAAGGCGATCATCCTGCAAACCCTGATGGAGCTGGACGAGTTGCTCGATGGTTTGCCGCGTCAGGTCAAACGCGCCTTTTTGCTGGCGCAGGTCGATGGCCTGACTTATCCACAGATCGCCGCTGAACTGGCTATCTCCGTGGCCACGGTCAAACGGCATCTGAACAAAGCAGCGATGCGCTGCTACTTCGCCCGATGA
- a CDS encoding DUF3649 domain-containing protein, whose translation MKGKLATLPMSYRLAVTSRVLAAVFGGYLVAALASVTLTLWLPLSRAEAVVTGMTISFLVYLVAVLWCFACRTAWSAWVGLLVPSVILATISGAARGLGLA comes from the coding sequence ATGAAAGGCAAACTCGCCACACTTCCCATGTCCTATCGTCTGGCCGTCACCTCACGGGTGTTGGCGGCGGTGTTTGGCGGCTATCTCGTTGCGGCGCTGGCCAGTGTCACCCTGACGCTCTGGCTGCCGTTGAGCCGCGCCGAAGCGGTGGTGACAGGCATGACCATTTCCTTTCTGGTCTACCTGGTGGCCGTGCTCTGGTGTTTTGCCTGCCGCACAGCGTGGTCGGCTTGGGTCGGCTTGCTGGTGCCGAGCGTGATTCTGGCGACCATCTCCGGCGCGGCGCGTGGATTGGGGCTGGCATGA
- a CDS encoding PepSY-associated TM helix domain-containing protein: MKEGFRQAMAWLHTWTGLLFGWLLFAIFLTGTLAYFKDEISHWMQPEIPARSVSAETSLTLAQDYLQQHAAGASRWLIDLPDARDPGLTVRWQQAPANPGERGRFEAKTLDAQTGAEVQGRDSMGGEFFYRFHFQLQMPYPWGRWLSTIAAMVMFVALITGIITHKKIFKDFFTFRPRKGQRSWLDGHNAVGVLVLPFHLMITYSSLVIFMSMVMPASIVASYGSDVRKFYDEVFPASKTPERADIAAPLAAMAPLLSKASEQWSGGHTARLSVSNPGDANATVVLARAGDSVVHDFGRAVTFNGVTGQMLGSTPDQPLAMAVGGAFYGLHMGHFAGPVLRWLYFICGLAGTAMIGTGLVIWLGKRQLKHAKSGVMPFELRLVEVLNIASMAGLVAAVAVFFLANRLLPVSLVGRADWEVNAFFIAWGLSVLHALLRPGRKAWVEQLTLSAALFFAVPLINALTTPWNLGAALMRGDWVLAGFDLTCLASGVFLAWAAWKMQRAGSPVSVKKPRREKPRPITLEQGAN; encoded by the coding sequence ATGAAAGAGGGCTTCCGTCAGGCGATGGCCTGGCTGCACACCTGGACCGGACTGTTGTTCGGCTGGTTGCTGTTCGCGATTTTCCTGACCGGGACGCTGGCCTATTTCAAAGATGAAATCAGCCATTGGATGCAGCCGGAAATCCCCGCGCGATCGGTGAGTGCCGAGACCAGCCTGACGCTGGCCCAGGATTATCTGCAACAACACGCGGCGGGCGCTTCGCGCTGGCTGATCGATTTGCCCGATGCCCGTGACCCTGGCCTGACCGTGCGCTGGCAGCAAGCGCCAGCCAATCCCGGTGAGCGCGGCCGTTTCGAAGCGAAAACCCTCGACGCGCAAACCGGCGCCGAGGTGCAGGGTCGCGACAGCATGGGGGGCGAGTTCTTCTACCGTTTCCACTTTCAACTGCAAATGCCTTATCCGTGGGGCCGTTGGCTGTCGACGATAGCGGCCATGGTGATGTTCGTTGCGCTGATCACCGGAATCATCACCCACAAGAAAATCTTCAAGGACTTCTTCACCTTCCGCCCGCGCAAGGGTCAGCGCTCCTGGCTTGACGGGCATAACGCGGTGGGTGTGCTGGTGCTGCCGTTTCACTTGATGATCACCTACAGCAGCCTGGTGATTTTCATGTCGATGGTCATGCCGGCGAGCATCGTCGCTTCATACGGCAGTGACGTGCGCAAATTTTATGACGAAGTTTTCCCCGCCTCGAAAACCCCGGAACGCGCCGACATCGCGGCACCGTTGGCGGCGATGGCGCCGCTGTTGAGCAAGGCCAGCGAGCAATGGTCGGGCGGCCACACGGCGCGCCTGTCGGTGAGCAATCCGGGCGATGCCAATGCGACGGTGGTGCTGGCCCGTGCCGGCGACAGTGTCGTGCATGATTTCGGTAGGGCCGTGACCTTCAACGGTGTGACCGGGCAGATGCTCGGCAGCACACCGGACCAGCCGCTGGCGATGGCGGTGGGTGGCGCGTTCTATGGTTTGCACATGGGCCACTTCGCCGGGCCGGTGCTGCGCTGGCTGTACTTCATCTGCGGGCTGGCGGGTACAGCGATGATCGGCACCGGACTGGTGATCTGGCTCGGCAAGCGTCAGCTCAAACATGCCAAGAGCGGCGTGATGCCATTTGAATTGCGCTTGGTTGAAGTGCTGAACATCGCCAGCATGGCCGGGCTGGTCGCGGCGGTGGCCGTATTCTTCCTGGCCAATCGACTGCTGCCGGTGAGCCTGGTGGGGCGTGCGGACTGGGAAGTGAATGCGTTCTTTATCGCTTGGGGGTTGAGTGTGCTGCACGCGCTGCTGCGTCCGGGACGAAAGGCCTGGGTCGAGCAACTCACCCTGAGCGCCGCACTGTTTTTTGCGGTGCCGCTGATCAATGCGCTGACCACCCCCTGGAACCTCGGCGCCGCCCTGATGCGGGGCGATTGGGTGTTGGCCGGGTTTGATCTGACGTGCCTGGCAAGCGGTGTGTTTCTGGCTTGGGCCGCGTGGAAAATGCAGCGCGCCGGCAGCCCTGTCAGCGTAAAAAAGCCTCGCCGCGAAAAGCCCCGGCCGATCACCCTTGAGCAAGGGGCGAATTAA
- a CDS encoding DUF3325 domain-containing protein: MLLPLLLTYAGFTVLCLSMPRHHDELLGEKLSVSRRQALKIAGWLLLCLSLWAAISANGWSFGLVDWFAVLMLSALALVLLLPYRPRFALALAGVSLLASPVAAWAQC, translated from the coding sequence ATGCTTTTGCCTTTGTTGCTAACCTACGCCGGGTTCACCGTGTTGTGCTTGTCGATGCCTCGCCACCACGATGAATTGCTCGGCGAAAAACTTTCCGTCTCGCGTCGTCAGGCGCTGAAAATTGCTGGCTGGCTCTTGCTGTGTCTGTCGCTGTGGGCTGCCATCTCGGCGAACGGCTGGAGTTTCGGTCTGGTCGACTGGTTCGCCGTGCTGATGCTCAGCGCCCTGGCCTTGGTGTTGTTGCTGCCGTATCGCCCGCGTTTCGCATTGGCGCTGGCCGGTGTCAGTCTGCTGGCCAGCCCGGTCGCCGCATGGGCGCAGTGCTGA